Proteins encoded within one genomic window of Sporolituus thermophilus DSM 23256:
- a CDS encoding FMN-binding glutamate synthase family protein has product MNKVNDVLGTTNRGNPVESGLCTLCRADCQGKCETWLSSIRGRKLLYPRDFGVVTAGSGNTTHVGVSYNSIRIQGYNYGAQGLPPGLSNSPDDCIFPNVNLESEFGSEVKTRCRMPLMTGALGSTFIAAKYWESFAIGAALVGIPIVVGENVVGVDKASVISNGKITEAPELDRRINCYLRYYDGYGAIIVQMNVEDTRNGVAEYIIDKYGDKVVLELKWGQGAKDIGGEIQVKDLDYAIFLKERGYVVDPDPTLPEVQEAFKHGAIRTFARHSRLGYTNMSSVEQVQEDFMNNIQYLRDLGYKRITLKTGAYGMEALAMAMKFATDAKLDLLTIDGSGGGTGMSPWNMMETWGVPAVLLHAKAYEYATVLASKGKKVVDLAFAGGLAREDHIFKALALGAPYVKLVCMGRALMIPGFLGSNVEGALHPERKAKVSGNWDNLPPSFKEYGSSPQEIFAGYYDVQKKVGKDEMKNIPYGAIAMWTLADKLAAGLQQLMAGARKFTVAAISRFDIAAANRETERETKLPYITDIQNESAYKILNS; this is encoded by the coding sequence ATGAATAAAGTTAACGATGTTTTGGGGACTACCAATAGGGGCAATCCCGTAGAGTCAGGACTGTGTACTCTTTGCCGGGCAGATTGTCAGGGAAAGTGCGAGACTTGGTTGTCCAGCATCCGGGGGAGAAAGTTGCTATATCCCCGTGACTTTGGCGTCGTAACGGCGGGTAGCGGTAACACGACTCATGTCGGCGTGTCTTACAATTCAATTAGGATTCAAGGTTACAACTATGGCGCTCAGGGCCTGCCACCGGGTCTTTCCAATTCTCCCGACGATTGTATTTTCCCTAATGTAAATCTGGAGAGTGAATTTGGCAGCGAGGTAAAAACAAGATGCAGAATGCCGCTTATGACCGGCGCGCTTGGCTCAACCTTTATTGCCGCCAAGTATTGGGAGTCTTTTGCTATAGGAGCGGCTTTGGTGGGGATTCCGATTGTCGTTGGTGAAAACGTTGTCGGTGTTGACAAGGCATCGGTCATTTCTAATGGTAAGATAACCGAAGCGCCCGAGCTTGATCGGCGGATAAATTGTTATTTACGCTATTATGATGGATATGGGGCAATTATCGTTCAGATGAATGTCGAGGATACCAGAAATGGTGTTGCCGAATACATCATAGATAAATATGGTGACAAGGTTGTACTCGAGCTTAAATGGGGTCAAGGCGCTAAAGATATTGGCGGCGAGATTCAGGTTAAAGATCTTGATTACGCTATCTTTTTAAAAGAGCGGGGATATGTTGTCGATCCCGATCCGACACTGCCTGAAGTTCAGGAAGCTTTTAAACACGGGGCGATCAGAACCTTTGCGCGACATAGCCGGCTTGGCTATACCAACATGTCGTCGGTAGAGCAGGTCCAGGAAGACTTTATGAATAACATCCAGTATTTAAGGGATCTTGGATACAAGCGGATTACACTAAAAACAGGTGCTTACGGTATGGAGGCGCTGGCAATGGCGATGAAATTTGCCACCGATGCCAAATTGGATTTATTGACGATAGACGGTTCCGGCGGCGGGACCGGAATGAGCCCGTGGAATATGATGGAAACTTGGGGTGTACCTGCCGTCCTGTTGCATGCCAAGGCCTATGAATATGCTACGGTGTTGGCCAGCAAGGGCAAAAAAGTAGTAGATCTTGCTTTTGCCGGCGGTCTTGCGCGGGAGGACCACATATTTAAGGCTCTCGCCCTGGGGGCGCCATATGTGAAACTTGTTTGTATGGGCAGGGCGTTGATGATTCCGGGCTTTTTGGGTTCCAATGTGGAGGGCGCCTTACACCCTGAGCGCAAAGCAAAAGTAAGCGGAAATTGGGATAATTTGCCGCCAAGCTTCAAAGAATATGGGTCGTCGCCACAGGAAATATTTGCCGGCTACTATGATGTGCAGAAGAAAGTTGGTAAAGACGAAATGAAGAATATCCCTTATGGCGCGATTGCAATGTGGACACTTGCCGATAAACTGGCTGCCGGGCTTCAGCAGTTAATGGCAGGGGCAAGAAAGTTTACAGTTGCGGCAATTTCAAGGTTTGATATAGCCGCCGCCAACCGTGAAACCGAGAGGGAAACAAAACTTCCCTATATTACGGACATTCAGAACGAAAGCGCGTATAAGATCCTTAATTCTTAA
- a CDS encoding LytR/AlgR family response regulator transcription factor: MNKLKVLIVDDEEIMCRELKYLLEEQGVAEVVGVCYNGEDALAMVGSMKPDAVFLDIRMPGLSGLEVARRLSGLKDPPHVVFVTAFSEFAVEAFEVNALHYILKPFDEQDIEKVMRRLMRVRPTFSQAPRHFRKLCVEGRDRLEVIDVDRIQVIYAKNRMVYIQTVDGEKYTAKHSLQEYEEILDGRQFFRCHRNYIVNVDRIKQLAAWFHRGYMLTLAGKEEVEVPVGRIYAKKLKEYIQF; the protein is encoded by the coding sequence GTGAATAAGCTGAAAGTTCTCATCGTGGACGACGAAGAAATTATGTGCCGCGAACTGAAATACCTGCTGGAAGAACAAGGGGTGGCCGAGGTTGTCGGCGTTTGTTACAACGGCGAAGATGCGCTGGCCATGGTTGGCTCAATGAAACCTGACGCCGTTTTCTTGGATATCCGGATGCCGGGGCTCAGCGGCCTGGAAGTAGCCCGCCGCCTGTCCGGCCTGAAAGACCCCCCGCACGTGGTTTTCGTCACCGCCTTTAGCGAGTTCGCCGTCGAAGCGTTTGAAGTCAATGCCCTGCACTATATTCTAAAACCCTTTGACGAGCAGGATATTGAGAAAGTTATGCGGCGGCTTATGCGCGTACGGCCAACGTTTTCCCAAGCGCCGCGACACTTTCGCAAACTGTGCGTTGAGGGGCGGGACAGGCTTGAAGTTATTGATGTGGATCGGATTCAGGTCATCTACGCCAAGAACCGTATGGTCTATATTCAGACTGTTGACGGGGAGAAATATACAGCAAAACATTCTTTACAGGAATACGAGGAAATATTGGACGGGCGCCAGTTTTTTCGCTGCCACCGCAACTATATTGTCAATGTCGACCGGATCAAACAGCTTGCTGCGTGGTTTCACCGCGGCTATATGCTGACCCTCGCGGGCAAGGAAGAGGTAGAGGTGCCGGTGGGCCGCATTTATGCCAAAAAGCTCAAAGAATACATTCAGTTTTAA
- a CDS encoding NAD-dependent deacylase, with translation MDQEVLGEIAAAWRSADNIVVFTGAGMSTESGLPDFRSKQGLWEDRPETLATLAALKAKPDEFYFFYQWRIARLWEVRPNPGHLALAELEQAGFVTRLVTQNVDGLHQRAGSQGVAELHGTLRTVSCTECGSQYDSRQMLPHNNTWEEDYKAGRYRHGSECYCPRCQGQLRPDVVLFGEPLPDNAWNEAVRWSRKADFFVVIGSSLVVSPANYLPQLAVEQGAKLLIINSDSTLLDDAAAWLIREKAGEVLVRLKELILRP, from the coding sequence GTGGACCAAGAAGTTCTTGGAGAAATTGCCGCAGCCTGGCGCAGTGCCGACAATATTGTTGTCTTTACCGGCGCCGGCATGAGCACCGAGTCGGGGTTGCCGGACTTTCGCTCTAAACAGGGTTTATGGGAAGACCGGCCGGAAACGCTCGCCACCTTGGCGGCACTGAAGGCTAAGCCTGACGAGTTTTACTTTTTTTATCAATGGCGGATTGCCCGCCTGTGGGAAGTGCGGCCAAACCCTGGGCATTTGGCGCTGGCGGAACTAGAGCAAGCCGGCTTTGTAACAAGGCTGGTTACACAAAATGTCGACGGGCTGCATCAGCGGGCTGGTTCGCAAGGGGTTGCAGAACTCCACGGTACGTTACGAACAGTAAGCTGCACAGAATGCGGCAGCCAATATGACAGCCGACAAATGTTACCCCATAATAATACTTGGGAAGAAGATTATAAAGCAGGGCGCTACCGTCATGGGAGCGAGTGTTATTGTCCCCGGTGCCAAGGGCAGCTACGGCCTGATGTTGTTTTGTTCGGCGAGCCGCTGCCCGACAACGCTTGGAATGAGGCTGTCCGGTGGAGCCGTAAAGCGGATTTTTTTGTGGTCATCGGCTCGTCGCTTGTTGTCAGTCCGGCTAATTACCTGCCCCAATTGGCAGTCGAACAGGGCGCTAAACTGCTTATCATTAATAGTGATAGCACGCTGCTGGATGATGCAGCGGCCTGGCTAATACGGGAAAAAGCAGGAGAAGTGTTGGTGCGGTTAAAGGAACTAATCTTGCGTCCATAG
- a CDS encoding Fic family protein, with protein sequence MDQVKLLPPEAELETKTVLKQLARSHRALAELKGFADMIPNKNILINAVTINEAKDSSEIENIITTHDELFKAMSLENYNNPAAKEVVNYRTALWHGYKLVKEKQLLTTNMIIEIQQLIENNRAGIRKLPGTVLKNAATGEVVYTPPSGEKEILFFLANLEQYINDDFDNIDPLVKLAVVHYQFEMIHPFYDGNGRTGRIINVLYLVLKELLDSPILYLSKYIIRNKSAYYRLLQEVRTKGNWEEWVLFMLEGVEQTAEETLLLIKQINSVMEKTAEDVKQALPKIYSRELIDLLFYEFYTKIPYIERGLNVSRKTASGYLAALEEKGFLVSQKIGKEKIFLNTRLFEVVRQAGMQK encoded by the coding sequence ATGGATCAAGTAAAGCTTTTACCGCCAGAAGCGGAGCTTGAAACCAAGACGGTGTTAAAGCAACTGGCAAGGTCGCATAGGGCGTTGGCGGAGCTTAAAGGGTTTGCCGATATGATACCAAATAAAAATATTCTTATTAACGCTGTAACTATTAACGAAGCCAAAGATAGCTCCGAAATCGAAAATATTATTACCACGCATGACGAACTGTTTAAAGCGATGTCGCTTGAGAATTATAACAACCCGGCGGCAAAAGAGGTGGTAAACTATAGAACCGCGCTTTGGCATGGCTATAAACTGGTGAAGGAAAAACAACTCCTGACAACCAACATGATCATTGAAATTCAGCAGTTGATCGAAAATAACCGGGCCGGGATAAGAAAGCTTCCGGGTACCGTGCTGAAAAATGCCGCTACTGGGGAAGTGGTATATACTCCGCCAAGTGGCGAAAAGGAAATATTATTCTTTTTGGCTAATCTTGAGCAGTACATAAACGACGATTTTGATAACATTGATCCGCTCGTTAAGTTAGCTGTTGTCCATTATCAGTTTGAAATGATACATCCGTTTTATGACGGCAATGGCCGGACAGGCCGGATAATAAATGTCTTGTATCTTGTCTTAAAAGAGTTGCTGGATAGTCCTATCCTTTATCTCAGCAAATATATTATCCGGAACAAATCGGCATATTATAGATTACTGCAAGAGGTCAGGACAAAGGGAAATTGGGAAGAATGGGTGCTGTTTATGCTGGAAGGGGTGGAGCAGACCGCCGAGGAGACATTATTACTGATAAAGCAGATAAATAGTGTGATGGAGAAAACAGCTGAAGACGTTAAACAGGCACTTCCCAAAATTTATTCAAGGGAATTGATAGATTTATTGTTTTATGAATTTTACACTAAGATTCCATATATCGAAAGGGGGCTTAACGTTTCGCGGAAAACCGCTTCCGGGTATTTGGCGGCGCTAGAAGAAAAGGGTTTTTTGGTGTCGCAAAAGATCGGCAAGGAAAAAATCTTTTTAAATACGCGCTTGTTTGAAGTTGTGCGCCAAGCCGGTATGCAAAAATAG
- a CDS encoding LytS/YhcK type 5TM receptor domain-containing protein: MPDIGPLLWDIVRNVALVGIGAYLTTRLPSIRRALTASEYRLFDRLILAMVFGAFSAFGNWIGIPVMGSFANTRIVGPVAGGLLGGPLAGIGAGIIGAIPRYFMGGFTMWAAVLANIAAGCISGMVRKKCGAQRINLKVALATAVLCELVLKVLVLTLSKPFSAAWELEKVIALPTIIANSLAVGLFIYIVRDVFAEQEKAQARSAQQAIRMLQQTSGFMHKGLNRDTAGNVARIIYRETNAAAVAITDTEKVLAFVGAGADHHRPGQPILTEATKQAIKDRRTIIINNKNEVGCPTKGCQLTAVVAVPLIVSDELVGAIKLYKTDNEVISSYEAELIRGIADFLSLQLAQRKLVEQQMLLAQAEYNMLKAQINPHFLFNTLGTIRAMTRIDPGTARALIKDLSDFLRRVLNREEEITSLREELETVRIYVRIQRERFQDRLRFFEHIPEELLDCRVPVFSLQPLVENAVKHGVSPKKTGGTVILRAWKDQDDLCIAVEDDGVGFAAAKREAGGGIGLYNVHKRLQILYGNKYGLRIESAEKEGTRVIVRLPEARAGVVA, from the coding sequence TTGCCTGATATCGGACCGCTGCTGTGGGATATTGTCCGGAATGTTGCTCTGGTCGGGATAGGGGCGTACCTGACTACCCGGCTTCCTTCCATTCGCCGCGCTCTAACGGCATCGGAATACCGGTTGTTCGACAGATTAATATTGGCGATGGTATTTGGGGCTTTTTCCGCTTTCGGCAACTGGATCGGCATTCCGGTAATGGGTTCGTTTGCCAATACCCGTATCGTCGGCCCGGTGGCCGGAGGACTATTGGGCGGGCCGCTGGCAGGCATCGGCGCCGGCATTATCGGCGCCATCCCCCGCTACTTTATGGGCGGCTTCACGATGTGGGCGGCGGTACTGGCTAATATTGCCGCCGGCTGCATTAGCGGGATGGTTCGCAAAAAATGCGGGGCGCAGCGTATCAACTTAAAGGTAGCGTTGGCGACGGCCGTGCTCTGCGAACTGGTGCTCAAGGTCCTGGTTTTAACCCTTTCTAAGCCTTTTTCCGCGGCCTGGGAGCTGGAAAAAGTCATTGCGCTCCCGACCATTATCGCGAACAGCCTGGCAGTGGGGCTTTTCATATATATTGTCCGCGACGTGTTTGCCGAGCAGGAGAAAGCCCAGGCCCGGTCGGCCCAACAGGCCATTCGCATGCTGCAGCAGACCAGCGGCTTTATGCACAAAGGGTTGAACAGGGACACTGCCGGCAATGTGGCCCGGATCATTTACCGTGAAACAAACGCGGCCGCGGTGGCGATCACTGATACGGAAAAAGTGCTCGCCTTTGTCGGCGCAGGCGCCGATCATCATCGGCCCGGCCAGCCAATTTTGACAGAGGCCACGAAACAAGCCATTAAGGACCGCCGGACAATAATCATCAATAATAAAAATGAAGTAGGCTGTCCTACCAAGGGATGCCAGCTTACGGCCGTAGTAGCTGTGCCGCTCATTGTCAGTGATGAGCTCGTTGGCGCCATTAAGCTGTACAAAACCGACAATGAGGTTATTTCTTCCTATGAAGCCGAGCTGATCCGGGGTATTGCCGATTTTCTGAGCCTTCAATTGGCCCAACGCAAACTTGTCGAGCAGCAAATGCTGCTTGCCCAGGCGGAGTACAATATGCTTAAAGCCCAGATTAATCCCCACTTTTTGTTTAACACACTGGGCACTATCAGAGCGATGACTCGGATAGATCCAGGTACGGCCCGAGCCCTGATTAAGGACTTATCCGATTTTTTGCGCAGGGTCTTGAACCGGGAAGAGGAAATAACAAGTCTGCGGGAAGAACTGGAAACCGTTCGTATTTATGTTCGGATTCAGCGCGAGCGGTTCCAGGACAGGCTGAGATTTTTCGAACATATCCCGGAAGAACTTTTAGACTGCCGGGTGCCGGTGTTTTCGCTCCAGCCACTGGTGGAAAACGCCGTAAAACATGGTGTATCACCGAAAAAAACCGGCGGCACAGTTATTCTCCGCGCGTGGAAAGACCAAGACGACTTATGTATTGCGGTCGAAGACGACGGTGTAGGATTTGCGGCGGCGAAAAGAGAAGCGGGCGGCGGGATTGGCCTATACAATGTCCATAAACGACTACAAATACTTTATGGAAATAAATATGGCCTGCGTATTGAGAGTGCCGAAAAAGAGGGCACGCGGGTTATTGTCCGTCTGCCTGAGGCACGAGCGGGAGTGGTGGCGTGA
- a CDS encoding gamma-glutamyltransferase family protein: MVQYDALYNPYPSRRSVVYARKGMVATTQPLAAQAGLDMLKRGGNAIDAAIATAACLTVVESTSNGIGGDAFALVWTQGQLHGLNASGPAPRGISADIIRKGGYEKMPAFGWIPVTVPGAPSAWAELSRKFGKLPLTEVLRPAIEYAETGYPVSPVISKLWQLGVDRYKALPGEEFKYWFETFAPAGRAPAAGEIWRSPDHARTLQLIAETQAEAFYRGELAEKIDAFSRRYGGYLRQEDLAAYRPEWVEPIKVNYRGYDVWEIPPNGHGLVALMALNILKGFDFAAKEAVDTYHKQFEAIKLAFADGMKYITDPARMKVRVEDLLSDAYAAERRKLITDKALTPAPGQPPKGGTVYLATADGEGNMVSYIQSNYMGFGSGLVVPGTGISLHNRGNNFSLDPTHDNCIEPGKKPYHTIIPGFLTKDGKAVGPFGVMGGFVQPQGHVQVVMNTVDFGLNPQAALDAPRWQWTEGTTIEIEHAFPEYLAEALQRMGHNIKRTVGNHTMGRGQIIWRNDQGVLTGGTEPRADGVVAAW; encoded by the coding sequence ATGGTGCAATACGATGCTTTATATAATCCCTATCCTTCACGCCGGAGCGTGGTGTATGCCAGAAAAGGGATGGTGGCCACAACTCAGCCGTTAGCGGCCCAGGCCGGTCTGGATATGCTCAAGCGCGGGGGCAATGCGATTGACGCGGCGATTGCGACGGCTGCTTGCCTTACCGTGGTCGAGTCCACTTCGAACGGGATAGGCGGCGATGCCTTTGCCTTAGTTTGGACGCAAGGGCAGCTGCATGGGCTCAATGCCAGCGGCCCGGCCCCGCGGGGGATATCGGCCGATATTATTAGAAAAGGCGGTTACGAAAAAATGCCGGCGTTTGGCTGGATACCGGTTACCGTTCCGGGAGCGCCGTCGGCCTGGGCGGAACTATCCCGAAAGTTTGGCAAGCTACCACTCACCGAGGTGCTGCGGCCTGCGATCGAGTATGCGGAAACCGGTTATCCCGTGTCGCCGGTGATCAGCAAGCTCTGGCAGCTGGGGGTCGACCGCTACAAAGCGCTGCCGGGGGAAGAATTTAAATATTGGTTTGAGACTTTTGCGCCGGCAGGACGGGCGCCAGCGGCCGGGGAAATTTGGCGTAGTCCTGATCACGCCCGGACGCTGCAGCTGATTGCCGAAACACAAGCCGAGGCGTTTTACCGGGGCGAGCTGGCCGAAAAAATTGATGCCTTTTCCCGGCGGTATGGCGGTTACTTGCGGCAAGAAGATTTAGCCGCTTATCGGCCAGAATGGGTAGAGCCCATAAAAGTCAATTACCGGGGCTATGATGTCTGGGAAATCCCGCCCAATGGGCACGGCCTGGTAGCCTTGATGGCCTTGAACATCCTTAAAGGCTTTGATTTTGCGGCGAAAGAAGCGGTCGATACCTACCATAAGCAGTTTGAAGCTATCAAGCTGGCCTTTGCCGATGGTATGAAGTATATAACAGACCCGGCCAGAATGAAAGTAAGGGTGGAAGACCTGCTGTCTGACGCTTATGCGGCCGAAAGAAGAAAACTAATTACCGATAAGGCGCTTACACCTGCGCCCGGACAACCGCCGAAGGGCGGCACGGTCTATCTTGCCACCGCTGACGGTGAAGGCAATATGGTTTCGTATATCCAGAGCAACTATATGGGCTTCGGCTCCGGGTTGGTCGTTCCGGGAACAGGCATAAGTCTGCATAACCGGGGCAATAACTTTTCCCTTGATCCGACGCATGACAACTGTATTGAGCCAGGCAAGAAACCCTATCATACTATTATTCCAGGCTTTTTAACCAAAGACGGAAAAGCGGTAGGACCTTTTGGCGTCATGGGCGGCTTCGTGCAGCCGCAGGGACATGTTCAGGTTGTTATGAATACGGTTGATTTTGGCCTTAATCCACAGGCCGCGCTTGATGCGCCGCGTTGGCAGTGGACCGAAGGAACAACCATCGAAATTGAGCACGCTTTTCCCGAGTATTTGGCCGAGGCGCTGCAGCGTATGGGCCATAATATTAAGCGCACCGTAGGCAATCATACTATGGGACGCGGTCAAATTATCTGGCGAAATGACCAAGGAGTGCTAACCGGGGGCACCGAGCCGCGGGCCGACGGCGTAGTGGCTGCGTGGTAA
- a CDS encoding YfcC family protein, giving the protein MTDKVLPTQSGNIAPKPEKKQSEELHVYALMFGFVVLLAALTWIIPAGEYQRVKQGGMTKVVAGTFHTVPANPQGIFDIFAAVVKGWEQAANLIFMIFFIGAAIKILEETGVIGAGMTRLVSNLKGKEMYALAIVTLITSFGGAIGVLANSVVALMPLGLMLSKALGYDEAVGLGMIYLGAYAGFNVGWANVSTVGIAQSIAELPLFSGLWMRVFFHLFNVVIIIAFLYLYCKQIKQDPTKSLTYGLDRPAASTINGFGEVGEFTLRHKLVTLIVLVGFGAIIYGSMKLNWGISHFSIAFLMMGVAGGLTGGLGVNGTCKAFVRGLNSIVFAACVVGMARAISVVMVEGKIIDTIVHYLSLPIGSMGPVLGANMMYVVNIIVNFIIPSGSGQAVTVMPLMVPLADLTGITRQVAVQAFQFGDGFANCIAPTAGTLMACLGIAGIPFDRYAKWFLPVLAVQLLLGAVAITVLQMIGWQG; this is encoded by the coding sequence ATGACAGACAAAGTTTTACCAACGCAGTCCGGCAATATAGCGCCAAAACCGGAAAAGAAACAATCGGAAGAGCTGCATGTCTACGCCTTAATGTTTGGTTTTGTTGTTCTTTTAGCCGCTTTGACCTGGATTATTCCTGCCGGCGAATATCAACGGGTTAAACAAGGCGGGATGACAAAAGTTGTTGCCGGAACGTTCCATACCGTTCCTGCTAATCCCCAAGGTATTTTTGATATATTTGCCGCTGTTGTTAAGGGCTGGGAGCAAGCAGCCAATCTGATTTTTATGATATTCTTCATCGGCGCAGCAATTAAAATTCTGGAAGAAACCGGTGTGATCGGTGCAGGTATGACCCGGCTGGTGTCTAATCTCAAGGGCAAAGAAATGTATGCCCTTGCCATTGTAACGCTTATTACCTCATTTGGCGGTGCCATCGGCGTGCTGGCTAACTCGGTGGTGGCGCTTATGCCGTTGGGGCTTATGCTTTCGAAAGCGCTTGGTTATGATGAGGCGGTAGGGCTGGGGATGATTTATTTGGGGGCTTATGCCGGGTTTAATGTTGGCTGGGCCAATGTATCAACCGTTGGTATTGCCCAAAGTATCGCCGAACTGCCGCTCTTTTCCGGGCTCTGGATGCGCGTATTCTTCCACCTGTTCAATGTCGTCATAATCATTGCTTTTCTTTATTTATACTGTAAACAGATTAAGCAAGACCCGACCAAGAGCCTGACTTACGGCCTGGACCGTCCGGCGGCGTCAACTATAAACGGTTTTGGCGAAGTGGGTGAATTTACTCTTCGGCATAAACTGGTAACCTTAATTGTATTAGTCGGATTTGGAGCCATTATCTACGGTTCGATGAAGCTCAATTGGGGGATAAGTCATTTCTCGATAGCCTTCCTGATGATGGGTGTTGCGGGTGGTTTAACCGGGGGGCTTGGCGTTAACGGCACCTGTAAGGCCTTTGTAAGAGGTCTCAATTCCATCGTGTTTGCGGCATGCGTGGTAGGCATGGCGCGCGCCATTTCGGTGGTAATGGTGGAGGGGAAAATCATTGATACCATTGTCCACTATCTTTCTTTGCCGATTGGCAGTATGGGACCGGTGCTTGGCGCGAATATGATGTATGTGGTCAATATTATCGTCAACTTTATTATTCCGTCCGGCTCGGGGCAGGCGGTGACCGTAATGCCGCTTATGGTTCCTTTGGCCGACCTTACCGGTATAACCCGGCAGGTGGCAGTTCAGGCCTTCCAGTTCGGCGACGGCTTCGCCAACTGTATTGCGCCCACGGCCGGTACATTAATGGCTTGTCTGGGGATTGCCGGAATTCCCTTTGACCGTTACGCCAAATGGTTTTTGCCGGTCCTGGCAGTTCAGCTGCTGCTGGGAGCAGTGGCGATAACGGTATTGCAGATGATCGGGTGGCAAGGCTAG